A window of Streptomyces armeniacus contains these coding sequences:
- a CDS encoding helix-turn-helix domain-containing protein codes for MTTPHLSPFWRSLTVERHPTPENGSAAEHRAPDGWFGIVTPVRGSCRIEGHDGGGLRRTTLVPGEICRLAPGNLVRLSRKPPRHQPFAVASVGLSAAVLRYSAEAHPATAGRDRDLASLHTLRAFDPHVASMASVLLRARAAGAGDDYADGAARYLAAHLLHAYGEATPSAHGLNAEQLRAVTSYMRENLAADITLDHLAKQARMSRYHFIRRFTATTGQTPLRYLTQRRIETARHLLVLDADPIADIARRCGYPRRESFARAFRTHTGCSPSQYRKRVGRG; via the coding sequence GTGACGACTCCGCACCTCAGCCCGTTCTGGCGCTCGCTGACGGTGGAGCGGCACCCGACGCCGGAGAACGGCAGCGCCGCCGAACACCGGGCGCCGGACGGGTGGTTCGGCATCGTCACGCCCGTGCGGGGTTCGTGCCGGATCGAGGGCCACGACGGCGGCGGCCTGCGCCGTACCACCCTCGTGCCCGGCGAGATATGCCGCCTCGCACCCGGGAACCTCGTACGGCTGAGCCGGAAGCCGCCGCGCCACCAGCCGTTCGCCGTCGCCTCCGTCGGGCTGTCCGCGGCGGTCCTCCGCTACTCGGCCGAGGCGCACCCGGCCACGGCCGGCCGCGACCGCGACCTCGCGTCGCTGCACACCCTGCGCGCCTTCGACCCGCACGTCGCGTCGATGGCGTCCGTACTGCTGCGTGCCCGCGCCGCCGGAGCGGGCGACGACTACGCGGACGGCGCGGCGCGGTACCTGGCCGCGCACCTGCTGCACGCGTACGGGGAGGCCACCCCCTCCGCCCACGGCCTCAACGCGGAGCAACTGCGCGCGGTCACCTCGTACATGCGGGAGAACCTGGCGGCCGACATCACCCTCGACCACCTGGCGAAGCAGGCCCGGATGAGCCGCTACCACTTCATCCGCCGGTTCACCGCCACCACCGGGCAGACGCCCCTGCGGTATCTCACGCAGCGGCGCATCGAAACCGCGCGCCACCTCCTCGTACTGGACGCCGACCCCATCGCCGACATCGCGCGGCGCTGCGGCTACCCGCGCCGGGAGAGCTTCGCGCGGGCGTTCCGTACGCACACCGGCTGTTCGCCGTCCCAGTACCGGAAGCGCGTCGGCCGGGGCTGA
- a CDS encoding ArsR/SmtB family transcription factor, which yields MTLAPDIEVLARFGRALADPIRCRLLLALRDAPAHPSDLADALGISRTRLSNHLACLRDCGLVVAVPVGRRTRYELADERLGHALDDLRTAVVAVDADRNCPDADAEGCC from the coding sequence CTGACTCTCGCTCCCGACATCGAGGTGCTGGCGCGGTTCGGCCGCGCGCTCGCCGACCCGATCCGCTGCAGGCTGCTGCTCGCCCTGCGCGACGCCCCGGCCCACCCCTCCGACCTCGCCGACGCCCTGGGGATCTCCCGTACACGGCTGTCCAACCACCTGGCCTGCCTGCGCGACTGCGGACTGGTGGTCGCCGTGCCGGTCGGCCGCCGTACGCGCTACGAGCTGGCCGACGAGCGGCTCGGGCACGCGCTGGACGACCTGCGTACGGCCGTGGTGGCCGTCGACGCGGACCGCAACTGCCCCGACGCGGACGCCGAGGGCTGCTGCTGA
- a CDS encoding cation transporter, whose amino-acid sequence MAAQLPLGARPSAGADRRDVLARRIRLLVAATIAYNVVEAVVALTAGTVASSTALVGFGLDSVVEVSSAAAVAWQFSAREHAVREARERTALRVIAVSFFVLAAYVSLDALRALTGSGAAERSLTGIVLAALSLAVMPFLSAAQRRTGRALGSASAVADSRQTLLCTYLSGVLLAGLLLNATLGWSWADPGAALVIAAVAVKEGRDAWRGKGCCAAPTGAGVPGVREADACGCCA is encoded by the coding sequence ATGGCCGCCCAACTGCCCCTGGGCGCCCGCCCGTCCGCGGGCGCGGACCGGCGCGACGTGCTGGCCCGCCGGATACGGCTGCTGGTCGCCGCCACCATCGCGTACAACGTGGTCGAGGCGGTCGTCGCCCTGACCGCGGGCACCGTCGCCTCCTCCACCGCGCTCGTCGGCTTCGGGCTGGACTCCGTCGTCGAGGTGTCCTCCGCGGCGGCGGTCGCCTGGCAGTTCTCCGCGCGTGAGCACGCGGTGCGCGAGGCGCGGGAGCGGACCGCGCTGCGCGTCATCGCGGTCTCCTTCTTCGTGCTCGCCGCCTATGTGAGCCTCGACGCGCTGCGCGCCCTGACCGGCTCCGGTGCTGCCGAACGCTCCCTCACCGGCATCGTGCTCGCCGCCCTGTCGCTCGCGGTGATGCCGTTCCTGTCCGCCGCCCAGCGCAGGACCGGCCGCGCACTCGGCTCGGCCTCGGCCGTCGCGGACTCCAGGCAGACGCTGCTGTGCACCTACCTGTCGGGCGTACTGCTGGCGGGCCTGCTCCTCAACGCCACCCTCGGCTGGTCGTGGGCCGACCCGGGTGCCGCCCTCGTCATCGCGGCCGTCGCGGTGAAGGAGGGCCGCGACGCGTGGCGCGGCAAGGGGTGCTGCGCGGCGCCGACGGGTGCGGGTGTTCCCGGTGTGCGGGAGGCGGACGCCTGCGGGTGCTGCGCCTGA
- a CDS encoding LacI family DNA-binding transcriptional regulator, with protein sequence MAAKLKDVAARAGVSVRTVSNVVSNAAPVAPATRARVLKAVEELRYRPNLAARNLRQGRTGLIGLAIPEIHSPYFGEIAELLIDAAQERGWTVLIDRTGGLADRERSLLADGPDAHSVDGMILSPWALTAGELGRHSATTPLVVLGERDPQGTADHVVVDNVTAAREATAHLVGLGRRRIAAIGLQPHLSNGTAELRAQGYRAALAAAGLEHPPELTRTVSTLHRAEGHRAMRELLAAPAAPDAVFCFSDELALGALRAAHEQGLAVPEDLALVGFDDIEDGRYATPSLTTIAPDKAQIAERTLQCLADRIYGRLGHLPARHVTAAHRLVVRESSTP encoded by the coding sequence GTGGCGGCGAAACTCAAGGACGTGGCGGCACGGGCCGGCGTCTCCGTACGCACCGTGTCCAACGTCGTCAGCAACGCCGCCCCCGTGGCTCCGGCCACCCGCGCACGCGTGCTCAAGGCCGTCGAGGAGCTGCGCTACCGCCCCAACCTCGCCGCCAGGAACCTGCGTCAGGGCCGTACGGGCCTGATCGGCCTCGCCATACCGGAGATCCACTCGCCCTACTTCGGCGAGATCGCCGAACTCCTCATCGACGCCGCCCAGGAGCGCGGCTGGACCGTGCTCATCGACCGTACGGGCGGCCTCGCCGACCGCGAACGGAGCCTGCTCGCCGACGGCCCCGACGCGCACTCCGTGGACGGCATGATCCTCAGCCCGTGGGCGCTGACGGCCGGTGAACTCGGCCGCCACAGCGCCACCACTCCCCTCGTGGTCCTCGGCGAACGCGACCCGCAGGGCACCGCCGACCACGTCGTGGTGGACAACGTGACGGCGGCCCGCGAGGCCACCGCGCACCTCGTCGGGCTGGGCCGCCGGCGTATCGCCGCCATCGGGCTCCAGCCCCATCTGAGCAACGGCACGGCCGAGTTGCGGGCCCAGGGGTACCGCGCCGCGCTCGCCGCCGCCGGGCTCGAACACCCGCCGGAGCTCACCCGTACGGTCTCCACGCTGCACCGCGCGGAGGGCCACCGGGCCATGCGGGAGCTGCTGGCGGCGCCCGCGGCACCGGACGCGGTGTTCTGCTTCAGCGACGAACTCGCCCTGGGCGCGCTGCGCGCCGCCCACGAGCAGGGGCTGGCCGTCCCGGAAGACCTCGCGCTGGTCGGCTTCGACGATATCGAGGACGGCCGGTACGCCACCCCCAGCCTCACCACCATCGCCCCGGACAAGGCGCAGATCGCCGAACGCACCCTGCAGTGCCTGGCCGACCGGATCTACGGGCGCCTCGGCCACCTGCCCGCCCGCCATGTGACGGCCGCGCACCGGCTCGTCGTACGGGAGAGCAGCACGCCGTGA
- a CDS encoding phytanoyl-CoA dioxygenase family protein: protein MTAARAAGAHADAVPDLVPDAAPSAAPDAVREPAPVTPEAVAAARHDLYTDGITACRGAFGAEWADRLREDIEAAFDEARRRPGGAVGRGPHRYYVEIHPEQMRGFAELADHPWVRGVCEAVLGPEYAIVELGFDIPFAGAVNQPWHRDFPSPELTRTERRLTSLAFNVTAVDTEEDMGPFEIAPGTQWEHGDGFEHGMFPPRGEFPRYESLAVRKYPCRGDISARSALTLHRGTTNHSATARPVLVLGVDAPGAGNDAHHDMAVTRAYRDALPERVRAHLHCPVVDELAPIVQKHTIEGLVMGDA, encoded by the coding sequence ATGACCGCTGCCCGCGCCGCAGGAGCCCACGCCGACGCCGTACCCGACCTCGTGCCCGACGCCGCACCCAGCGCCGCGCCCGATGCCGTACGGGAGCCCGCTCCCGTCACGCCCGAGGCCGTCGCCGCGGCACGCCACGACCTGTACACCGACGGGATCACGGCCTGCCGCGGCGCCTTCGGCGCGGAGTGGGCCGACCGCCTCCGCGAGGACATCGAGGCCGCCTTCGACGAGGCGCGGCGGCGCCCCGGCGGCGCCGTCGGCCGCGGACCGCACCGCTACTACGTGGAGATACACCCCGAGCAGATGCGCGGCTTCGCCGAACTCGCGGACCACCCCTGGGTGCGCGGCGTCTGCGAGGCCGTGCTCGGCCCCGAGTACGCGATCGTCGAGCTCGGCTTCGACATCCCGTTCGCCGGGGCCGTCAACCAGCCCTGGCACCGTGACTTCCCCAGCCCGGAACTCACCAGGACCGAACGGCGCCTCACCTCACTCGCGTTCAACGTCACCGCCGTCGACACCGAGGAGGACATGGGGCCGTTCGAGATCGCCCCCGGCACCCAGTGGGAGCACGGCGACGGCTTCGAGCACGGGATGTTCCCGCCGCGCGGCGAGTTCCCCCGCTACGAGTCCCTGGCCGTACGGAAGTACCCGTGCCGCGGCGACATCTCCGCCCGCTCGGCCCTGACCCTGCATCGCGGCACCACCAACCACTCGGCGACCGCCCGGCCCGTACTGGTCCTGGGCGTCGACGCCCCCGGCGCGGGCAACGACGCGCACCACGACATGGCGGTGACGCGCGCGTACCGGGACGCCCTGCCGGAACGCGTCCGCGCCCACCTGCACTGCCCCGTCGTGGACGAACTCGCGCCCATCGTGCAGAAGCACACCATCGAGGGCCTCGTCATGGGCGACGCCTGA